One window of Chloroflexus aggregans DSM 9485 genomic DNA carries:
- a CDS encoding helix-turn-helix domain-containing protein, translating to MKTFFSKLRPTLAQGACLSETVETCRQRYNHALSERKTAYRERGESIGFVRQCASLPMLKREVPYLQRVHSQVVQDVVRRGDRAFQAFVRRVNAGEKAGYPRCKGRGRYDSFTYPR from the coding sequence ATGAAGACGTTTTTCTCCAAGTTACGTCCGACACTTGCTCAAGGAGCGTGTCTTTCTGAGACGGTCGAAACCTGCCGCCAACGCTACAACCACGCTCTGAGCGAGCGCAAGACTGCCTATCGGGAACGTGGCGAGTCCATCGGCTTTGTGCGCCAATGCGCCAGCCTGCCTATGCTGAAACGGGAGGTGCCGTATCTGCAGCGTGTCCACTCCCAAGTGGTACAGGATGTCGTGCGTCGAGGAGACCGCGCGTTTCAAGCGTTCGTTCGGCGGGTGAACGCCGGTGAAAAGGCGGGGTATCCGCGCTGCAAAGGGCGGGGCCGGTACGATAGCTTCACCTATCCCCGGTGA
- a CDS encoding RNA-guided endonuclease InsQ/TnpB family protein, translating into MHNDRPVEGTPNICIIVRNADGWYAHIVCDVAPSPLPPTGKSVGIDVGLESFATLSNGVQIANPRHYRAAERTLKQAQRRLARRVKGSNRSRKARTLLANAHLKVKRARWDFAHTIARAPVNEDDHIVVEKLNIRGMVRNRPLAKSISDAGWGIVLNILLAKAARAGRVVVAVNPAGTSHICARCGESVPKRLAVRWHSCPYCGCALHRDHNAALNILKKGGGTAFGEAQPLGGPQNREPHRL; encoded by the coding sequence CTGCACAACGATCGCCCGGTTGAGGGCACGCCAAACATCTGTATCATCGTTCGCAACGCGGATGGATGGTATGCACACATCGTGTGTGACGTTGCACCGTCGCCACTCCCGCCAACCGGTAAGTCGGTAGGGATTGATGTTGGGCTTGAGTCGTTTGCAACGCTGTCGAACGGCGTACAGATTGCCAACCCACGCCACTATCGCGCCGCCGAACGCACGCTGAAACAGGCGCAACGACGGCTCGCTCGTCGCGTGAAGGGTAGCAATCGCTCCCGTAAGGCACGCACGTTGCTTGCGAACGCTCACCTGAAGGTCAAGCGGGCGCGATGGGATTTCGCCCACACAATCGCCCGCGCACCGGTCAATGAGGATGACCATATTGTGGTTGAGAAACTGAACATTCGGGGGATGGTACGGAACCGTCCCCTTGCCAAATCGATCTCCGACGCCGGATGGGGTATCGTTCTGAATATCCTGCTCGCCAAGGCTGCACGTGCTGGGCGAGTCGTGGTGGCAGTCAACCCTGCCGGAACGTCGCACATATGCGCGCGCTGTGGCGAGTCCGTTCCCAAACGGCTTGCCGTTCGCTGGCACTCCTGCCCGTATTGTGGTTGTGCGTTGCACCGCGATCATAATGCTGCGCTTAACATCCTAAAGAAGGGCGGGGGCACCGCCTTCGGGGAGGCTCAGCCGTTGGGCGGGCCGCAGAACCGAGAACCCCACAGGCTTTAG
- the tnpA gene encoding IS200/IS605 family transposase, which produces MKQMDHSNDTCVSLINSHLVWCPKRRRKMVGGRLKTRLEDLIRETAPELECAMVALEIMPDHLPPVVSATPHWVPNHIVGRFKGKTSRIVRQEFPFLQRMPSLGSRSYVWSTTGHVSADTIRRYSEAQRTRG; this is translated from the coding sequence ATGAAACAGATGGACCACTCCAACGATACGTGCGTGTCGCTCATCAACTCCCACCTGGTCTGGTGCCCCAAGCGGCGACGGAAGATGGTAGGTGGCCGCCTAAAAACACGTTTAGAAGACCTGATTCGTGAGACGGCGCCAGAGCTGGAGTGTGCGATGGTGGCGCTTGAAATCATGCCTGACCATCTCCCTCCGGTTGTTTCGGCAACGCCGCACTGGGTACCCAACCACATCGTTGGGCGGTTCAAGGGCAAAACCAGCCGCATCGTGCGACAGGAGTTTCCTTTCCTGCAACGCATGCCGTCCTTGGGGTCTCGTTCGTATGTCTGGTCAACGACCGGACACGTTTCCGCCGATACCATCCGGCGGTATAGCGAAGCGCAGCGCACACGCGGATGA